The Desulfovibrio sp. genome contains the following window.
CTCAGACCAGGTTACCCAATACCCTGGGCCTTCCAGCACGTTGATCTTGCGATTGAAAATCTTGATGAACTGAAGCGACTTGAACAGCCGCTCCTTGTTCTGCCGGAAGGCAGTGAAATTTTCCGTCATGGCCTTGGAATAGGCATCGGGATTATAGTAATCAAACATCTTGACCGAACGGGAGGCCCAGGCGTTGCTCCAGTTTTGCATCAGGCGGCGCAATTCGTTGGCAGTGCTGCTGTCGGGGCGGGGCTGGGCGGTCTCGTCCATCTTATCGGCCAGAACCACTGCCGTGCCAGGCGTCAGCTGCGGCCCGACCTCGTCGATTTCCTTAAGCCCGATGGCTACGCACCCACGGGTGGACAGCGGTTCTATGCCAAAACCCTTGCTGTGAATCCAAATGCCATGGCCGGTTTTGCCGCGCAGGCGATCCACGGGGTTGGGATAGTTCAAGGTATAGGCAATGCCGCCGTATTCCTTGAAATCCAGCCCGCTGGCAATTTTGTATTCCACAAAGTAGATGCCTTCGGGCGTGCGTAGATCGTTGAGCGCCTGCTTGTCGCCGGGCAACTGGCCTGTGGTGCAGGGGTAGGTGTATTTGAGCTTGAGGGGGCTTTTCTTCTCAAAAAACATGAAGGTCTGGCGCTTTTTGTCCACAGCCACCAAATGCGTAGGAAGCCCTTCATTGTACAAAGAGGCTTGCCATTCTTCGGCCTGCGCCAGATGTGGAGCGGCAAGGGGACAACCAATGCCAAAAGCCATCAGCAACACCAAGGCCACGCATCTGACAAGACAATTGACCAGACAGCTGACAGCAGACCCCGCCATACGTTGCGACAATGCCACATGGGGCAAGGCGCGCGGGTCGGTGGGGACCTTAACGCGCAAGGTCCACCAATTCCGCACGGGTAAAGAGCGCAAGCAGGTCATATCCCGCCTCACGGAGCTTTTCCCGGCCACCTTCCTCGCGATCCAGAATGGCGCAAACCGCCACAATGGACAGGCCAGCATCTGCAATGCGATCACAGGCCTTCAGCAGAGAACCGCCGGTGGTAACAACGTCTTCAAGCATGGCCACGCGGTCGCCCGCGCAGAAATTGCCCAGCCCTTCAACAAACTGCCCTGTGCCGTGCCCCTTGGCTTCCTTGCGGACCAAAAGGCCGTTCAACGGCCTGCCCTGCTCGTGAGAGATGACCGTGGTGGCTGCAACCAGCGGGTCCGCGCCCATGGTCATGCCGCCCACACCCTTTATGTCCATCTCGCGGAGCATGTGGTTGAACAGGGTTCCAATAAGCCACGAACCTTCGGCGTGGAGCGCCGTGACGCGGCAATCAAAATAATAATCGCTTCTGCGGCCTGATGCCAGCACAAAATCTCCCTCGCGGTATGATTTTTCTACCAGCAGGCGGGCAAGGCGGCGCTTGAGCGCCAGCAGTTCCTCAGAAGAAAGAGTTTGCATGACAGCTCCTTACGCCTTGTTGGCCGCAGCGTTCTTGAACACCCGGGCAAAAATTTCGTCTTCGTGTTGCAGGTAGTACGAAGGGTCAAAAAGCTCGGCCAGAGCAGCGGCACCCAGCCGCCCGCTCATGTCGGCATCGTTGCGCACCAGCTCGGGGAAGGGCGTGCGGCTTTCCCAGCTTTGCATGGCAAGGCGCTGTACGGCTTCATACGCCTGCTGGCGCGGAAGCCCGGTAGCAATAAGGGCCGTCAGCACACGCTGCGAAAAATACAGGCCGTAAGAACGCTCCATATTTTCACGCATACGCTCGGGCTTGACCACCAGCCCTTCAAGCAGCTTGGTGAGGCGGGTCAGCACGTAGTCGGCCAGGATGGTGGAGTCGGGCATGATAACCCGCTCCACGGAGGAATGACTGATGTCGCGCTCATGCCACAGGGCCTGATTTTCCAGCGAGGCAAGAGCGTTAGTGCGCAAAAGGCGCGAAAGACCGCTCATGTTTTCTGCCGAAATGGGGTTCTTTTTGTGCGGCATGGCCGACGAACCCTTCTGTCCCTTGGCAAAGCCTTCTTCCACCTCGAGCACTTCCGTGCGTTGCAGATGGCGCAGTTCCACGCACAGGCGCTCTACGCCGCCAGCCAGCACGGCAAGCGAGGTGAAGAAGTGGGCGTAACGGTCGCGCTGAATGATCTGGGTGGAGTGCGGATCAACCTCAAGCTCAAGATAGCTCAGGGCGCGCTGCTCAAGCTCGGGCGACAAAAATGCATAGGTACCCACCGCGCCGGAGATTTTGCCCACGCGCACGCTTTCAATCCCGGCTTCAACCCGGGCAAGGTGCCGCTCAAATTCGGCGTAAAATCCGGCCATTTTGAGCCCAAAACTGGTGGGTTCCGCGTGGATGCCGTGGGTGCGGCCCATGCAC
Protein-coding sequences here:
- the purB gene encoding adenylosuccinate lyase, whose translation is MIDRYTRKEMGRIWTLENRYQAWLDVEVAVCRAWSDMGRIPAAAVDNIQAKASIDVDRILAIEEVTRHDVIAFLTSLEEKVGAEDARYIHLGCTSSDIVDTANALLLMQAGRLILKDIRALLTAIESLARRHKGVLCMGRTHGIHAEPTSFGLKMAGFYAEFERHLARVEAGIESVRVGKISGAVGTYAFLSPELEQRALSYLELEVDPHSTQIIQRDRYAHFFTSLAVLAGGVERLCVELRHLQRTEVLEVEEGFAKGQKGSSAMPHKKNPISAENMSGLSRLLRTNALASLENQALWHERDISHSSVERVIMPDSTILADYVLTRLTKLLEGLVVKPERMRENMERSYGLYFSQRVLTALIATGLPRQQAYEAVQRLAMQSWESRTPFPELVRNDADMSGRLGAAALAELFDPSYYLQHEDEIFARVFKNAAANKA
- the pyrE gene encoding orotate phosphoribosyltransferase, which gives rise to MLALKRRLARLLVEKSYREGDFVLASGRRSDYYFDCRVTALHAEGSWLIGTLFNHMLREMDIKGVGGMTMGADPLVAATTVISHEQGRPLNGLLVRKEAKGHGTGQFVEGLGNFCAGDRVAMLEDVVTTGGSLLKACDRIADAGLSIVAVCAILDREEGGREKLREAGYDLLALFTRAELVDLAR